In one Fusarium keratoplasticum isolate Fu6.1 chromosome 5, whole genome shotgun sequence genomic region, the following are encoded:
- a CDS encoding Malate synthase: MVLVPHKKRQYAVLGASSEATQKILTPEACEFLSVLHHSFEATRKALLHRRDLRQKNFDAGELPDFLPETKHIREDSHWQGASPAPGLADRRVEITGPTDRKMIVNALNSNVYCYMADFEDSLTPTWKNVTEGQLNLYDAIRRQIDFKIGEKDYKLRTDRTLPTLICRTRGWHLDEAHFTVSGAPISGALFDFSLYFFHNAKELIKTGFGPYFYLPKLESHLEARLWNDVFNVAQDYIGIPRGTVRATVLIETITAVFEMDEIIYDLRNHIGGLNCGRWDYIFTFIKIFRNHPKFILPDRADVTMTVPFMDAYVKLLIETCHRRGVHAMGGMAALIPIKNDGAANAKALANVEADKLREVLAGHDGTWVAHPALAPIAEDIFNTYMPTSNQIFRRSETVPVTRDDLLNPKVPGKITLEGVKKNIHVCLVYMEAWVRGIGCSPINNLMEDAATAEVSRSQLWQWVHHKVSTAEGVRLDKNTILELLDEQHGALLKTAAEGHKFEIAQQFMREQITGEKYAGFLTE, encoded by the exons ATGGTTCTCGTTCCTCACAAGAAACGGCAATACGCTGTTCTGGGTGCATCTAGCGAAGCCACCCAGAAGATCCTTACACCCGAAGCTTGCGAGTTTCTTTCTGTCCTGCATCATTCATTTGAGGCTACCCGGAAagccctcctccatcgccgTGACCTTCGACAGAAGAATTTTGACGCAGGGGAACTCCCGGACTTTCTGCCCGAAACCAAACATATTCGCGAGGATAGCCACTGGCAAGGAGCCTCTCCTGCGCCTGGCCTGGCCGACCGTAGGGTTGAGATTACAGGGCCGACGGATCGCAAGATGATTGTCAATGCCCTCAACTCTAATGTTTACTGCTATATGGCTGACTTTGAGG ACTCGCTCACTCCGACATGGAAGAACGTTACTGAAGGTCAACTCAACCTTTACGACGCTATCCGACGCCAGATTGATTTCAAGATTGGCGAGAAAGACTACAAGTTGAGAACTGATCGAACTCTTCCTACCCTCATCTGCCGCACCCGTGGATGgcacctcgacgaggcccatTTTACCGTCAGCGGTGCTCCTATCTCGGGTGCATTGTTCGACTTTAGTCTTTATTTTTTCCACAacgccaaggagctcatcaagacTGGATTCGGGCCTTACTTTTACCTTCCGAAGTTGGAGTCTCATCTTGAAGCTCGTCTTTGGAATGATGTTTTCAATGTTGCTCAGGACTATATCGGAATTCCTCGGGGTACTGTCCGAGCTACTGTTTTGATCGAGACCATCACGGCCGTTTttgagatggacgag ATCATCTATGATCTTCGAAACCACATTGGCGGACTGAACTGTGGACGATGGGACTACATCTTCACCTTTATCAAGATCTTCCGAAACCATCCCAAGTTCATCCTTCCCGATCGCGCCGATGTCACTATGACTGTTCCTTTCATGGATGCCTACGTCAAGCTACTCATCGAGACCTGTCACCGACGCGGCGTGCATGCCATGGGCGGAATGGCTGCGCTGATCCCGATCAAGAACGACGGAGCCGCCAACGCGAAGGCCCTGGCCAACGTGGAGGCCGACAAGCTTCGAGAAGTTTTGGCTGGACATGATGGCACTTGGGTTGCTCATCCCGCTTTGGCCCCAATTGCGGAAGACATTTTCAACACGTACATGCCCACTTCCAATCAGATCTTCCGTCGATCTGAGACTGTGCCGGTTACTCGAGATGATCTTCTCAACCCCAAAGTCCCAGGCAAGATTACTCTTGAGGgcgtcaagaagaacatACATGTTTGCTTGGTGTACATGGAGGCTTGGGTGCGCGGGATTGGATGCAGCCctatcaacaacctcatg GAGGACGCAGCTACCGCCGAAGTCTCTCGATCGCAGCTCTGGCAGTGGGTTCACCACAAGGTCAGCACCGCTGAGGGAGTCCGATTGGATAAGAACACtatccttgagctcctcgatgaaCAGCATGGAGCTCTACTGAAGACGGCTGCCGAGGGCCACAAATTCGAGATTGCGCAGCAGTTTATGCGTGAGCAGATCACAGGAGAGAAGTATGCGGGCTTCTTGACCGAGTAA